The Rhizobium leguminosarum genome includes a region encoding these proteins:
- a CDS encoding cold-shock protein: MATGTVKWFNSTKGFGFIQPDNGGDDAFVHISAVERAGMRELVEGQKIGFDLERDNKSGKMSACNLQNA; the protein is encoded by the coding sequence ATGGCCACTGGCACAGTTAAATGGTTCAATTCCACCAAAGGCTTCGGCTTCATTCAGCCTGATAATGGCGGCGACGACGCCTTCGTTCACATCTCCGCTGTCGAGCGCGCCGGAATGCGCGAACTCGTCGAAGGCCAGAAGATCGGCTTCGACCTCGAGCGTGACAACAAGTCGGGCAAGATGTCCGCTTGCAATCTCCAGAACGCTTAA
- a CDS encoding sigma-70 family RNA polymerase sigma factor — MQGDEIVDLIGRVALGDRRAFVALYNQTGPKLFSICLRILKDRTEAEEALQEVYISIWQRARSFSVASGSSSAWLAAIARNRSIDALRAHKPVADELDTVYDLADAGPDPEMQTVTKDEGRRIDTCMEELEADRAVAVKRAYVEGLSYQELADQFGVPLNTMRTWLRRSLLKLRECMER, encoded by the coding sequence ATGCAAGGCGATGAGATCGTAGACTTGATCGGCCGCGTCGCACTCGGCGATCGCAGGGCTTTCGTGGCCCTCTACAATCAGACCGGACCGAAACTTTTCTCGATCTGCCTGCGTATCTTGAAGGATCGCACGGAAGCCGAAGAGGCTCTGCAGGAAGTCTATATCAGCATCTGGCAACGCGCTCGCAGCTTCTCCGTCGCCTCGGGTTCGTCCTCGGCATGGCTGGCCGCAATTGCCCGCAACCGGTCGATCGATGCGCTGCGGGCGCACAAGCCCGTCGCCGACGAATTGGACACGGTCTACGATCTTGCCGATGCCGGACCCGACCCGGAAATGCAGACGGTGACCAAGGATGAAGGAAGGCGGATTGACACCTGCATGGAAGAGTTGGAAGCTGATCGTGCGGTCGCGGTGAAACGGGCTTATGTCGAAGGGCTGAGCTATCAGGAACTGGCCGATCAGTTTGGTGTCCCGCTGAACACGATGCGGACCTGGCTCAGGCGCAGCCTCTTGAAACTGAGAGAGTGCATGGAACGATGA
- a CDS encoding fasciclin domain-containing protein, translated as MIKSVLRGFALATAMSAVAFAAAKNPTVGGAAMFDSKNIIENAVNSKDHTTLVAAVKAAGLVGTLEGKGPFTVFAPTNEAFAALPKGTVDTLLKPENKATLTKVLTCHVVAADAMANTVAKMIKDDGGEHDIKTVGGCVLKAKENMGKITLTDENGGVSHVTIADVKQSNGVIHVVDKVLLPKM; from the coding sequence ATGATCAAGTCCGTATTGCGCGGCTTCGCGCTCGCCACCGCCATGTCCGCCGTCGCCTTTGCCGCCGCGAAAAACCCGACGGTCGGCGGTGCGGCGATGTTCGATAGCAAGAACATCATCGAGAACGCCGTGAACTCGAAGGATCACACGACGCTGGTCGCCGCCGTCAAGGCAGCCGGCCTCGTCGGCACGCTCGAGGGCAAAGGCCCCTTCACCGTCTTTGCGCCGACCAACGAAGCTTTCGCCGCCCTGCCGAAGGGCACTGTCGATACGCTGCTGAAGCCGGAAAACAAGGCAACGCTGACCAAGGTTTTGACTTGCCACGTCGTTGCGGCCGATGCGATGGCCAATACCGTTGCCAAGATGATCAAGGATGACGGCGGCGAGCACGACATCAAGACCGTCGGCGGCTGCGTGCTGAAAGCCAAGGAAAACATGGGCAAGATCACCCTGACCGATGAAAACGGCGGCGTCTCCCATGTGACGATCGCCGACGTCAAGCAGTCGAACGGCGTCATCCACGTCGTCGACAAGGTGCTGTTGCCGAAGATGTAA
- a CDS encoding pyrimidine 5'-nucleotidase — translation MTKIDRTPDKADFQHVTDWVFDLDNTLYPHHVNLFAQIDKNMTAYVAALLQMEREEARKLQKQYYLDHGTTLQGLMIHHGIDPNDFLEKAHAIDYTALTPQPELGEAIKALPGRKFIFTNGSVKHAEMTAEALGILEHFDDIFDIVAADYVPKPAQATYDKFAALKRVETNKAAMFEDLPRNLTVPKALGMQTVLLVPRNLEETVVEWWEKTSGEEDHIDFVTDDLAVFLGKITG, via the coding sequence ATGACCAAGATCGACCGCACGCCTGATAAAGCCGATTTCCAGCACGTCACAGACTGGGTCTTCGACCTCGACAACACGCTCTATCCGCATCATGTCAATCTCTTCGCGCAGATCGACAAGAACATGACCGCCTATGTCGCAGCACTCCTGCAGATGGAGCGGGAAGAGGCGCGCAAGCTGCAGAAGCAATATTATCTCGACCATGGCACGACGCTGCAGGGCCTGATGATCCATCACGGCATCGACCCGAACGACTTTCTCGAAAAGGCGCATGCGATCGATTACACGGCGCTGACGCCGCAGCCGGAACTCGGCGAGGCGATCAAGGCGCTGCCGGGGCGCAAGTTCATCTTCACCAATGGCAGCGTCAAACATGCCGAAATGACGGCGGAGGCGCTCGGCATCCTCGAGCATTTCGACGACATCTTCGATATCGTCGCCGCCGATTACGTGCCGAAGCCGGCGCAGGCGACCTACGACAAGTTCGCGGCGCTGAAGCGGGTCGAAACCAACAAGGCGGCTATGTTCGAGGATCTGCCGCGTAACCTGACGGTGCCGAAGGCGCTCGGCATGCAGACCGTGCTGCTGGTGCCGCGCAATCTGGAAGAGACGGTCGTCGAATGGTGGGAAAAGACCAGCGGCGAGGAGGATCATATCGATTTCGTCACCGACGATCTCGCCGTCTTCCTCGGCAAGATTACCGGCTGA
- a CDS encoding sensor histidine kinase produces MTDSKDQPISPEGVGNLPHLAEALDDDRFRHFLDHVPFAVAVSELGGNEPLIYVNLEFERLTALGATQVQGKPWPDIELNSTAVSGEVPLTAVVTSAEEYIGAFSLAAEPESTVIIDVWSNTIVDDDDTPLFRLVAFAARNEATAAESFSELLTEKDVLLRELQHRVKNNLQMITALIRMEARNAQQNEESERFARLAGRIEALALLYRSLSDEEKGATVDLGTYVSQIAASVMAAHAVEGIRLDMKVDTWPVSVDVAMPAGLVINELLTNTLKHAFVGRDGGEITLRCVVGDTGCRITVADNGVGLPQDVTWPQPGKLSAMIVQSLKQNARAEVEVSSSPDAGMSVSLVFPRAEAAR; encoded by the coding sequence ATGACCGATAGCAAAGACCAGCCGATTTCGCCGGAAGGCGTCGGCAACTTGCCCCATCTTGCCGAAGCCCTTGATGACGACCGGTTTCGACACTTTCTCGATCATGTGCCGTTTGCGGTGGCTGTCTCCGAACTCGGTGGCAATGAACCGCTGATCTACGTCAATCTCGAATTCGAACGGCTGACGGCGCTCGGGGCAACCCAGGTCCAGGGAAAACCCTGGCCGGACATTGAATTGAATTCCACCGCCGTTTCCGGAGAGGTGCCGCTCACAGCCGTGGTGACCTCCGCGGAGGAGTATATTGGCGCCTTCTCGCTCGCCGCCGAACCCGAGAGCACCGTTATTATCGATGTCTGGTCGAATACGATCGTCGACGACGACGACACGCCGCTTTTCCGACTGGTGGCCTTTGCTGCCCGAAATGAGGCGACGGCCGCTGAGAGCTTCAGCGAACTGCTGACGGAGAAAGATGTCCTTCTGCGGGAACTTCAGCATCGTGTGAAGAACAATCTTCAGATGATCACAGCGCTCATCCGAATGGAGGCGCGCAATGCTCAGCAGAATGAGGAAAGCGAGAGGTTTGCACGGCTTGCCGGGCGGATTGAAGCCTTGGCCCTTCTCTATCGCTCGCTGTCGGACGAAGAGAAAGGCGCCACGGTCGATCTTGGCACCTATGTCAGCCAGATTGCCGCCTCGGTGATGGCGGCCCATGCCGTGGAAGGGATCCGGCTGGACATGAAGGTCGATACCTGGCCGGTTTCGGTCGATGTCGCCATGCCGGCCGGGCTCGTCATCAACGAACTTCTCACCAATACGCTGAAGCATGCCTTCGTGGGGCGTGATGGCGGCGAGATCACGCTCCGCTGCGTGGTCGGCGATACCGGGTGCAGGATCACCGTCGCTGACAATGGCGTCGGTCTTCCCCAGGATGTGACTTGGCCGCAGCCGGGAAAGCTGAGCGCGATGATCGTGCAGTCGCTGAAACAGAATGCCCGCGCCGAGGTTGAAGTCAGCTCGTCCCCTGACGCCGGGATGAGTGTCTCCCTCGTCTTCCCGAGAGCCGAAGCGGCCCGATAG
- a CDS encoding alpha-hydroxy acid oxidase translates to MRLTDCYNFHDFRRMAKRRLPGPIFDYIDGGADDEVTYRRNTAAFEACDLVPDVLRGVADVDMSVTVMGQKLAMPVYCSPTALQRLFHHQGERAVAAAAAKHGTMFGVSSLGTISLEEARQISNGPQVYQFYFHKDRGLNREMMARAKNAGVQAMMLTVDSITGGNRERDKRTGFAIPFKLNLAGMTQFAIKPSWAIDWLTHERFRLPQLENHVKMDGGALSISRYFTEMLDPSMSWDDVAEMVREWGGPFCLKGIMSVEDAKRAAEIGCSGIVLSNHGGRQLDGSRSAFDQLAEIVDAVGDRIDVMMDGGVQRGTHVLKALSLGAKAVGLGRYYLFPLAAAGQPGVERALETMRTEIERGMKLMGCTSVSQLSRRNLRFRS, encoded by the coding sequence ATGCGCCTGACAGACTGCTATAATTTTCACGATTTCCGGCGCATGGCCAAACGGCGTCTTCCCGGACCGATATTCGACTATATAGACGGCGGCGCCGATGACGAGGTGACGTACCGGCGCAATACCGCGGCCTTCGAGGCCTGCGATCTGGTGCCTGACGTCTTGCGCGGTGTGGCCGATGTCGACATGTCAGTGACCGTCATGGGGCAGAAGCTCGCAATGCCGGTCTATTGCTCGCCGACGGCGTTGCAGCGCCTTTTCCACCACCAGGGGGAGCGGGCGGTCGCGGCAGCGGCGGCAAAACACGGGACGATGTTCGGCGTCTCCTCGCTCGGCACGATCAGCCTGGAGGAAGCCAGACAGATCAGCAACGGGCCGCAAGTCTATCAGTTCTATTTCCACAAGGACCGCGGCCTCAACCGCGAGATGATGGCGCGAGCGAAAAATGCCGGCGTGCAGGCCATGATGCTGACGGTCGACAGCATCACCGGCGGCAACCGCGAGCGCGACAAGCGCACGGGCTTTGCCATTCCCTTCAAGCTCAATCTTGCTGGCATGACCCAGTTCGCGATCAAGCCTTCCTGGGCAATCGACTGGCTGACGCACGAGCGCTTCCGGCTGCCGCAGCTCGAAAACCACGTCAAGATGGATGGCGGCGCGCTGTCGATCAGCCGATACTTCACTGAGATGCTGGACCCCTCGATGTCGTGGGACGACGTGGCGGAGATGGTGCGCGAATGGGGCGGGCCATTCTGCCTGAAGGGCATCATGTCGGTCGAAGACGCCAAGCGCGCGGCCGAGATCGGCTGCAGCGGCATCGTGCTTTCCAATCATGGCGGGCGCCAGCTCGACGGCTCGCGCAGCGCATTCGACCAACTGGCCGAGATCGTCGACGCCGTGGGCGACCGGATCGACGTGATGATGGATGGCGGCGTGCAGCGGGGAACGCATGTTCTTAAAGCGCTGTCGCTGGGGGCGAAGGCCGTCGGGCTCGGGCGCTACTATCTCTTCCCGCTTGCCGCTGCCGGACAGCCCGGCGTCGAACGGGCGCTGGAGACGATGCGCACCGAGATCGAGCGCGGCATGAAGCTGATGGGCTGCACCTCGGTCAGCCAGCTCAGCCGGCGAAATCTGCGTTTCCGTTCCTGA
- a CDS encoding bifunctional transcriptional activator/DNA repair enzyme AdaA, translated as MLFERPDDDTLYDALITRSADYEGQAYVCVKTTGIFCRLTCPARKPKRENTLFFDTIAACMHSGFRPCQRCRPLEQPGREPIVDELLAALDREPQLRWSEDELVRRGHDPSTVRRAFKRGLGMTFHDIVRYIRLGEAARQLADGARVIDAQLDAGYDSPSGFRAAFQRLAGKAPALSQNRELLFADWFETPLGPMIAVADQTHLHLLEFHDRKALPTELEALQKGVRSSVAIGRTPAIDQIAAEIRDYFEGRLTVFKTPLAPGGTPFEKHVWAKLMEIPAGQTRAYGDLAREMERPEVVRAVGRANGANQLAIIVPCHRILGADGSLTGYGGGLWRKQWLLRHEEKISAQASNMEETA; from the coding sequence ATGCTTTTCGAACGCCCCGATGATGATACGCTCTATGATGCCCTGATCACGCGCAGCGCCGATTATGAGGGGCAGGCCTATGTCTGCGTCAAGACGACAGGCATCTTCTGCCGTCTGACCTGCCCCGCGCGCAAGCCGAAGCGGGAAAATACGCTCTTTTTCGACACGATCGCCGCCTGCATGCATTCCGGCTTCCGCCCGTGCCAGCGCTGCAGACCGCTGGAGCAGCCGGGCAGGGAGCCGATCGTCGACGAGCTGCTCGCCGCATTGGACCGCGAGCCCCAGCTGCGCTGGAGCGAGGATGAGCTCGTGCGCCGCGGCCACGATCCTTCAACCGTGCGCCGCGCCTTCAAACGCGGGCTCGGCATGACCTTCCACGATATCGTCCGCTATATCCGGCTGGGCGAGGCGGCCCGGCAGCTGGCCGATGGCGCGCGCGTCATCGATGCGCAGCTCGATGCGGGTTATGACTCCCCAAGCGGTTTCCGGGCGGCTTTCCAGCGCCTGGCCGGCAAGGCGCCGGCGCTGTCGCAGAACCGTGAACTGCTCTTTGCCGACTGGTTCGAGACGCCGCTCGGACCGATGATAGCCGTTGCCGACCAGACGCATCTGCATCTTCTCGAATTCCACGATCGCAAGGCACTGCCGACCGAGCTCGAGGCGCTGCAGAAGGGCGTCCGCTCGTCAGTCGCGATCGGCCGCACGCCGGCGATCGATCAGATCGCGGCGGAGATCCGGGATTATTTCGAAGGGCGGCTCACCGTCTTCAAGACGCCGTTGGCGCCCGGCGGCACACCCTTCGAAAAACATGTCTGGGCAAAGCTCATGGAGATTCCTGCCGGCCAGACGCGCGCCTATGGCGATCTCGCAAGGGAGATGGAAAGGCCGGAGGTGGTGCGCGCCGTCGGCCGCGCCAATGGCGCCAACCAGCTTGCCATCATCGTGCCCTGCCATCGCATCCTCGGCGCGGATGGTTCGTTGACCGGCTATGGCGGCGGACTCTGGCGCAAGCAATGGCTGCTGCGGCATGAAGAGAAGATCAGCGCACAAGCATCCAACATGGAGGAGACGGCATGA
- the yidC gene encoding membrane protein insertase YidC, whose protein sequence is MENNRNYFIAIALSVLIVLGWQFLYMNPRIEAQRKAQEAQKAQQQTEQVRQPAAGGETPAQPSGTAPSGQAAATATLEQALAKAPRVAIDTPALSGSINLAGARLDDLKLKGYHETVDDSSPIITLFSPAETKDGYFTELGYIGSDATGAVPGASTLWTAPEGAKLTEKTPVTLSYTNDKGLTFTRTISVDERYMFTVADKIENTGQAPASLSSYGRVTRYNKPTTPSVYVLHEGFIGVIGDGLIETKYSAVEEEAVTPAKSTGGWLGITDKYWAATIVPPQSAAYEARFSHFADGQPRYQADYKDDAFTVAPGQSIELKNLVFAGAKEVPVIDGYEASYSIPKFDRLIDWGWFYFITKPMFKLMDFFFRYFGNFGVAILCTTIVVKLLFFPLASKQYASMANMKRMQPKMEELKAKFGDDRMGLQQAMMQLYKEEKINPIAGCWPVALQIPIFFSLYKVIYITIEMRHAPFFGWIKDLSAPDPTTIVNLFGLLPFEGPALLHLGVWPLIMGITMFVQMRMNPTPPDPTQAMIFNWMPLVFMFMLASFPAGLVIYWAWNNTLSVAQQGLIMKRHGVKVELFDNLKGLFRRKEVPSK, encoded by the coding sequence ATGGAAAACAACCGCAATTATTTCATTGCGATCGCTCTCTCGGTGCTGATCGTCCTCGGCTGGCAGTTTCTCTATATGAATCCGCGCATCGAGGCCCAGCGCAAGGCGCAGGAAGCGCAGAAGGCGCAGCAACAGACCGAGCAGGTGCGGCAGCCGGCAGCCGGCGGCGAGACGCCGGCCCAGCCGAGCGGTACGGCCCCTTCCGGCCAGGCAGCCGCGACAGCGACGCTCGAGCAGGCGCTGGCAAAGGCCCCGCGCGTCGCCATCGATACGCCGGCACTTTCCGGCTCTATCAACCTTGCCGGCGCCCGTCTCGACGATCTGAAGCTCAAGGGCTATCACGAGACGGTCGACGACTCGAGCCCGATCATCACGCTGTTCAGCCCGGCCGAGACCAAGGACGGCTATTTCACCGAACTCGGCTATATCGGCAGCGACGCGACAGGCGCCGTTCCGGGTGCCTCGACGCTCTGGACCGCGCCCGAGGGCGCCAAGCTCACCGAAAAGACGCCGGTGACGCTCTCCTACACCAATGACAAGGGCCTGACCTTCACCCGCACCATTTCCGTCGACGAACGCTACATGTTCACCGTCGCCGACAAGATCGAGAATACCGGCCAGGCGCCCGCATCGTTGTCTTCCTACGGCCGGGTGACGCGCTACAACAAGCCGACGACGCCCTCCGTCTATGTCCTGCATGAAGGCTTCATCGGCGTGATCGGCGACGGCCTGATCGAAACCAAATATAGCGCCGTCGAGGAGGAAGCCGTCACGCCGGCGAAATCCACCGGCGGCTGGCTTGGCATCACCGACAAATATTGGGCGGCGACGATCGTTCCGCCGCAAAGTGCGGCCTATGAGGCGCGCTTCTCCCACTTTGCCGATGGCCAGCCGCGCTATCAGGCCGATTACAAGGATGATGCCTTCACCGTTGCGCCGGGCCAATCGATCGAGCTCAAGAACCTCGTCTTTGCCGGCGCCAAGGAAGTGCCTGTTATCGACGGTTATGAGGCCAGCTACTCGATCCCGAAGTTCGACCGCCTGATCGACTGGGGCTGGTTCTATTTCATCACCAAGCCGATGTTCAAGCTGATGGACTTCTTCTTCCGCTACTTCGGCAATTTCGGCGTGGCGATCCTGTGCACGACCATCGTCGTCAAGCTCCTGTTCTTCCCGCTCGCCAGCAAGCAGTACGCTTCGATGGCGAACATGAAGCGCATGCAGCCGAAGATGGAGGAGTTGAAGGCAAAATTCGGCGACGACCGCATGGGGCTGCAACAGGCGATGATGCAGCTCTACAAGGAAGAGAAGATCAATCCGATCGCCGGCTGCTGGCCGGTGGCGCTGCAGATTCCGATCTTCTTCTCGCTCTATAAGGTGATCTACATCACCATCGAAATGCGGCACGCACCCTTCTTCGGCTGGATCAAGGACCTTTCGGCGCCCGATCCGACGACGATCGTCAATCTGTTCGGCCTGCTGCCTTTCGAGGGGCCGGCGCTGCTGCACCTCGGCGTCTGGCCGCTGATCATGGGCATCACCATGTTCGTGCAGATGCGCATGAACCCGACGCCGCCCGATCCGACACAGGCGATGATCTTCAACTGGATGCCGCTGGTGTTCATGTTCATGCTGGCCAGCTTCCCGGCCGGCCTGGTCATCTACTGGGCCTGGAACAACACGCTCTCGGTGGCCCAGCAGGGGCTGATCATGAAGCGCCACGGCGTCAAGGTCGAACTCTTCGACAATCTGAAGGGTCTGTTCCGACGAAAAGAAGTACCGTCGAAATGA
- the yihA gene encoding ribosome biogenesis GTP-binding protein YihA/YsxC: MSDIEKPLFGHPWIFIRGVPSLNFLPPEGPLEVAFAGRSNVGKSSLINALVGQKGLARTSNTPGRTQELNYFVPDGYSGEGGDLPPTAIVDMPGYGYAQAPKEQVDKWTKLVFDYLRGRATLKRVYVLIDSRHGIKKNDDDVLDLLDKAAVSYQIVLTKTDKIKAAGVPKLIAETAEKIRKRPAAYPGVLSTSSEKGDGLDELRQAIAETVGIARWK; this comes from the coding sequence ATGTCCGACATCGAAAAGCCGCTCTTCGGCCACCCATGGATTTTCATCCGCGGCGTGCCCTCCCTGAATTTCCTGCCGCCGGAAGGGCCGTTGGAAGTGGCCTTCGCCGGTCGCTCGAATGTGGGCAAGTCGTCGCTGATCAATGCGCTGGTCGGCCAGAAGGGGTTGGCGCGCACCTCGAACACGCCGGGACGCACGCAGGAACTGAACTATTTCGTTCCGGACGGCTATTCCGGCGAAGGCGGCGACCTGCCGCCGACGGCGATCGTCGACATGCCGGGCTATGGTTATGCGCAGGCGCCGAAGGAGCAGGTCGACAAGTGGACCAAGCTCGTCTTCGATTATTTGCGCGGCCGCGCGACGCTGAAGCGCGTCTATGTGCTGATCGACAGCCGCCACGGCATCAAGAAGAACGACGACGATGTGCTTGATCTGCTCGACAAGGCCGCCGTCTCCTACCAGATCGTGCTCACCAAGACCGACAAGATCAAGGCAGCCGGTGTGCCGAAGCTCATTGCCGAAACGGCGGAAAAGATCCGCAAGCGCCCGGCCGCCTATCCGGGCGTTCTGTCCACCTCGTCCGAAAAGGGCGATGGGCTGGACGAACTTCGCCAGGCGATCGCCGAAACCGTCGGCATCGCCCGCTGGAAGTAG
- a CDS encoding isocitrate lyase/PEP mutase family protein codes for MNQSEKAKAFGALHRKGDPVVLYNIWDAGTAKAVADAGAKALATGSWSVAAAHGYADGEKLPMSVLVDTAKSITAAVDLPLSVDFEGAYSAEAEGAAANVAKLVEVGAIGINFEDQVVGGDGLYPVERQVARIRAIREMAEGKDIPFFINARTDLFLAESDLSKHAGLVDEAIERGKAYAAAGGSGFFVPGLIDPALIEKICAASPLPVNIMMRTGAPDVKTLARLGVGRVSYGPGPYRSMMEKLKQEAAAIYSPL; via the coding sequence ATGAACCAGAGTGAAAAGGCCAAGGCATTCGGCGCATTGCACCGTAAGGGCGACCCGGTTGTTCTCTACAATATCTGGGATGCCGGCACGGCAAAGGCCGTCGCGGATGCCGGCGCCAAGGCGCTTGCAACAGGAAGCTGGTCGGTGGCCGCTGCCCATGGTTATGCAGACGGTGAGAAGCTGCCGATGTCGGTGCTGGTCGACACGGCGAAATCCATCACCGCTGCCGTCGACCTGCCGCTTTCGGTCGATTTCGAAGGCGCCTATTCGGCCGAGGCTGAAGGTGCGGCCGCCAATGTCGCCAAGCTGGTGGAGGTCGGCGCTATCGGCATCAATTTCGAGGATCAGGTGGTCGGCGGCGATGGCCTCTATCCGGTGGAGAGGCAGGTGGCCCGCATCCGCGCCATTCGCGAGATGGCCGAGGGCAAGGACATTCCCTTCTTCATCAACGCCCGCACCGACCTTTTCCTTGCGGAAAGCGATCTTTCCAAACATGCCGGTCTGGTGGACGAGGCGATCGAGCGCGGCAAGGCCTATGCGGCCGCCGGCGGCAGCGGCTTCTTCGTGCCTGGCTTGATCGATCCTGCCTTGATCGAAAAGATCTGCGCGGCATCGCCGCTGCCGGTCAACATCATGATGCGGACAGGCGCTCCGGATGTAAAGACGCTGGCAAGGCTCGGTGTCGGCCGCGTCAGTTATGGTCCGGGGCCTTACCGGTCGATGATGGAAAAGTTGAAACAGGAGGCAGCGGCGATTTATAGCCCGCTCTGA
- a CDS encoding anti-sigma factor — translation MTSPDKSKGDRSRDEVLAGEYVLGVLSLQDRRVVEERIRHDRPFAAIVSRWETNLSAFNDEYEGVAPNRETFKQIEARLFGDGQKPPSFSQGLWNSAVFWRSLSFACIVVAVSAVIFASGVVPEPQGPAPLVASLSGQNSTINLLASYELQSGRLKIVPVAAGKPEEKSLELWLVPGSGMTRSLGVLQPGESGELVIPAELRSMVADGATLAVSLEPFGGSPTGQATGPVIASGPLRRP, via the coding sequence ATGACATCGCCCGACAAAAGCAAGGGAGACCGCTCCCGCGACGAGGTTCTCGCCGGCGAATATGTGCTTGGCGTCCTGTCGTTGCAGGATCGCCGGGTGGTGGAAGAGCGCATACGCCACGACCGGCCCTTCGCTGCGATCGTCAGCCGCTGGGAAACCAACCTCTCCGCCTTCAACGACGAGTATGAAGGCGTCGCTCCGAACCGGGAAACCTTCAAGCAGATCGAGGCGCGGCTGTTCGGCGATGGCCAAAAGCCCCCCTCTTTTTCTCAGGGGCTGTGGAATTCCGCCGTTTTCTGGCGCTCGCTGAGCTTCGCCTGCATCGTCGTCGCCGTCAGCGCCGTCATCTTCGCCTCCGGCGTGGTGCCCGAGCCGCAGGGTCCGGCACCGCTGGTGGCCTCGCTTTCGGGCCAGAACAGCACCATCAATCTTCTCGCCTCCTACGAGCTTCAGAGCGGCCGGCTGAAAATTGTTCCGGTCGCCGCCGGCAAGCCGGAGGAGAAGTCGCTGGAACTTTGGCTGGTGCCGGGCAGCGGCATGACGAGATCGCTCGGCGTCTTGCAGCCGGGCGAAAGCGGTGAACTTGTCATTCCCGCCGAACTGCGCAGCATGGTAGCCGATGGCGCAACGCTTGCCGTCAGTCTCGAACCCTTCGGCGGTTCGCCGACCGGCCAGGCGACTGGTCCGGTGATCGCAAGCGGTCCCCTGCGCCGACCATAA
- the argB gene encoding acetylglutamate kinase, with amino-acid sequence MNETESEMQARLLAKALPFMQRYENKTIVVKYGGHAMGNPELGKAFASDIALLKQSGVNPIVVHGGGPQIGAMLSKMGIESKFEGGLRVTDQKTVEIVEMVLAGSINKEIVALINQTGEWAIGLCGKDGNMVFAEKARKTIKDPDSNIERVLDLGFVGEVVEVDRTLLDLLARSEMIPVIAPVAPGRDGATYNINADTFAGAIAGALNATRLLFLTDVPGVLDKNGQLIKELSVAEAHALIADGTISGGMIPKVETCIDAIKAGVQGVVILNGKTAHSVLLEIFTEHGVGTLIVP; translated from the coding sequence ATGAACGAAACCGAAAGCGAAATGCAGGCACGGCTTCTGGCCAAGGCACTGCCCTTCATGCAGCGTTACGAGAACAAGACGATTGTCGTGAAATATGGCGGCCACGCCATGGGCAATCCCGAGCTCGGCAAGGCCTTTGCCAGCGACATCGCGCTGTTGAAGCAATCGGGCGTCAACCCGATCGTCGTTCACGGCGGCGGCCCGCAGATCGGCGCCATGCTGAGCAAGATGGGCATCGAATCGAAATTCGAGGGCGGGCTTCGCGTCACCGACCAGAAAACGGTCGAGATCGTCGAGATGGTGCTCGCCGGCTCGATCAACAAGGAAATCGTCGCGCTCATCAACCAGACCGGCGAATGGGCGATCGGCCTTTGCGGCAAGGACGGCAACATGGTCTTCGCCGAAAAGGCGCGCAAGACCATCAAGGATCCGGATTCGAACATCGAGCGCGTGCTCGATCTCGGTTTCGTCGGCGAAGTGGTCGAGGTCGACCGGACGCTGCTCGATCTGCTCGCCCGCTCCGAGATGATCCCGGTCATCGCCCCCGTGGCGCCTGGCAGGGACGGCGCCACCTACAATATCAACGCCGACACGTTCGCCGGTGCCATTGCCGGTGCGCTGAATGCCACCCGACTGCTGTTCCTGACCGATGTGCCCGGCGTGCTCGACAAGAACGGCCAGCTCATCAAGGAGCTTTCGGTCGCCGAAGCACATGCGCTGATCGCCGATGGCACGATTTCGGGCGGCATGATCCCGAAGGTCGAGACCTGCATCGATGCGATCAAGGCCGGCGTGCAGGGTGTCGTCATCCTGAACGGCAAGACCGCCCATTCCGTCCTGCTCGAGATCTTCACCGAACATGGCGTCGGAACGCTGATCGTTCCCTGA